One genomic window of Indioceanicola profundi includes the following:
- the treS gene encoding maltose alpha-D-glucosyltransferase — MIDRNDRHWYKDAVIYQTHVKAFFDSNNDGIGDFAGLTSKLDYIQELGVSCIWLLPFYPSPLRDDGYDIADYRDINSRYGDLRDFRTFIRECHARGLRVITELVVNHTSDQHPWFQRARKAPPGSNHRNFYVWSDNDRKYAGTRIIFCDTEKSNWTWDEEAQAYYWHRFYSHQPDLNFDNPRVLREVMNVMKYWLDMGVDGLRLDAVPYLIEREGTNCENLPETHDILKKIRAEMDQHYSDRLLLAEANQWPEDVLPYFGDPEKGGDECHMAFHFPLMPRMYMALAMEDRHPITDIMRQTPEIPSDAQWAIFLRNHDELTLEMVTDKERDYLWNFYASDRRARINLGIRRRLAPLMDNDRRKIELLNSLLFSMPGTPVMYYGDEIGMGDNVFLGDRDGVRTPMQWSPDRNGGFSRADPARLYLPALQDPIYGFDAVNVEAQARSSSSLLNWMRRIVAVRQSHKAFGRGTLRFLYPGNRKVLAYLREHEGETVLCVANLSRSAQAVELDLRELRGRVPVELLGRSIFPPVGDLPYLLTLPSFGFYWFILTSQPELPSWHEPIPEVTPDLITLVLRNSWQDALSGRSARELEQEALPLYIPKQRWFGAKDARITGTRLAGTAVLPNGAEGYLMARVEVSHTGSSEPQSYFLPLALSWEESAGNTGWSLLPYTVAKARRGPRVGAAFDAMQHPEFVRTVIQAMQRGTQVPGSATLRFRPTNRLSREPLPDDVVVRSLGAEQSNTSVIIGDEMVFKVYRKLESGIHPELEISRFLTEQVPFANTPPLLGSVEMEEGDHCIAVAVLQGFVRNQGDGWGFTLDYLNRELEEERLKLSAGTENEPEEPVSPADIWGLYNTLARTLGERTAEMHVALSTATGNPDFDPEPVTETDMQGWHEQARKQADRAFQALRLVRNDLPEETAADVDALLAREEEVMKRLARLAHGTVDAAKVRIHGDYHLGQVLRSSTDWYIIDFEGEPMKNLAQRRAKNAPMRDVAGMLRSFDYVSWAALRHIAEVHADTMPRLRPMAEQWEAEARRNFLEGYRSHIGDSPAYPKGEGEADRLMELFELEKALYEIAYEAGNRPGWLSIPVSGVLDMLGAKGGEQAG, encoded by the coding sequence ATGATCGATCGCAACGACCGGCACTGGTACAAGGACGCCGTTATCTATCAGACGCACGTCAAGGCGTTCTTCGACTCCAACAATGATGGAATCGGCGATTTCGCCGGGCTCACAAGCAAGCTGGATTATATCCAGGAGCTGGGCGTCTCCTGTATCTGGCTGCTGCCCTTCTATCCCAGCCCGCTACGCGACGACGGCTATGACATCGCGGACTACCGCGACATCAACAGCCGGTACGGCGACCTGCGCGACTTCCGCACCTTCATTCGGGAGTGCCACGCGCGCGGCCTGCGCGTCATCACCGAGCTGGTGGTGAATCACACCAGCGACCAGCATCCCTGGTTCCAGCGCGCCCGCAAGGCCCCGCCGGGCAGCAACCACAGGAACTTCTATGTCTGGTCCGACAATGACCGGAAGTATGCCGGAACCCGCATCATCTTCTGCGATACGGAGAAGTCGAACTGGACCTGGGATGAGGAGGCGCAGGCCTACTACTGGCACCGCTTCTACAGCCACCAGCCGGACCTGAACTTCGACAACCCCCGCGTCCTGCGGGAGGTGATGAACGTTATGAAGTACTGGCTGGACATGGGCGTGGACGGGCTGCGCCTGGACGCCGTGCCCTACCTGATCGAGCGCGAGGGCACGAACTGCGAGAACCTGCCCGAGACGCACGACATCCTGAAGAAGATCCGGGCGGAGATGGACCAGCACTATTCCGACCGCCTGCTGTTGGCCGAGGCCAACCAGTGGCCGGAGGATGTGCTGCCCTATTTCGGCGACCCGGAGAAGGGCGGAGACGAATGCCACATGGCGTTCCACTTCCCGCTGATGCCGCGCATGTACATGGCGCTCGCCATGGAGGACCGGCACCCGATCACCGACATCATGCGTCAGACTCCGGAAATTCCGTCCGACGCCCAATGGGCGATCTTCCTGCGGAACCATGACGAGCTGACGCTGGAGATGGTGACCGACAAGGAGCGGGACTATCTCTGGAACTTCTACGCGTCCGACCGGCGGGCGCGCATCAATCTCGGCATCCGCCGCCGCCTCGCCCCGCTGATGGACAATGACCGGCGCAAGATCGAGCTGCTGAACAGCCTATTGTTCAGCATGCCCGGCACGCCGGTCATGTATTACGGCGACGAGATCGGCATGGGCGACAACGTCTTCCTGGGCGACCGGGACGGTGTCCGCACGCCGATGCAGTGGAGCCCGGACCGCAATGGCGGCTTCAGCCGGGCCGACCCGGCGCGGCTCTACCTGCCCGCCCTTCAGGACCCGATCTATGGCTTCGACGCCGTCAATGTGGAGGCGCAGGCCCGCTCCTCCTCCTCTCTTCTGAACTGGATGCGCCGGATTGTGGCGGTGCGCCAGTCGCACAAGGCGTTCGGCCGCGGCACGCTCCGCTTCCTCTACCCCGGCAACCGCAAGGTCCTGGCCTATCTGCGGGAGCATGAGGGAGAGACGGTGTTGTGCGTCGCCAACCTGTCCCGCTCGGCGCAGGCGGTGGAACTCGACCTGCGGGAGCTGCGCGGCCGGGTGCCGGTGGAGCTGCTCGGCCGGTCGATCTTCCCGCCCGTGGGCGACCTGCCCTACCTGCTTACCCTGCCCAGCTTCGGCTTCTACTGGTTCATCCTGACCTCCCAGCCGGAACTGCCGAGCTGGCACGAGCCGATCCCGGAGGTGACCCCCGACCTGATCACTCTGGTCCTGCGCAACAGTTGGCAGGACGCGCTGAGCGGACGCTCCGCCCGGGAGCTGGAGCAGGAAGCCCTGCCGCTCTACATCCCGAAGCAGCGCTGGTTCGGCGCGAAGGACGCCCGCATCACCGGGACCCGCCTTGCCGGCACGGCCGTGCTCCCCAACGGCGCCGAAGGCTATCTGATGGCGCGGGTGGAGGTGTCCCACACCGGATCGTCGGAGCCGCAGTCCTACTTCCTGCCGCTTGCCCTCTCCTGGGAGGAGAGTGCCGGCAACACCGGCTGGTCACTGCTGCCCTACACGGTGGCGAAGGCACGCCGTGGCCCACGCGTCGGGGCGGCGTTCGATGCCATGCAGCACCCGGAATTCGTCCGTACGGTGATTCAGGCCATGCAGAGGGGCACGCAGGTGCCCGGCAGCGCCACCCTGCGCTTCCGGCCCACCAACCGGCTCAGCCGGGAGCCGCTGCCCGACGATGTCGTCGTGCGCAGCCTGGGGGCGGAGCAGTCCAACACCTCCGTCATCATCGGCGACGAGATGGTGTTCAAGGTCTACCGCAAGCTGGAGTCCGGCATCCATCCGGAGCTGGAGATCAGCCGGTTCCTGACCGAACAGGTGCCGTTCGCCAATACCCCGCCCCTTCTGGGCTCGGTCGAGATGGAAGAAGGCGACCACTGCATCGCGGTGGCGGTACTTCAGGGCTTCGTGCGGAACCAGGGCGACGGCTGGGGCTTCACCCTCGACTACCTCAACCGTGAACTGGAGGAGGAGCGGCTGAAGCTCTCCGCCGGCACCGAGAACGAGCCGGAGGAGCCGGTTTCACCTGCCGACATCTGGGGCCTCTACAACACGCTGGCCCGTACCCTGGGCGAGCGGACGGCGGAAATGCATGTCGCCCTGTCTACCGCCACCGGCAACCCGGACTTCGATCCGGAGCCGGTGACCGAAACCGACATGCAGGGCTGGCACGAACAGGCCCGCAAGCAGGCCGACCGCGCCTTCCAGGCCCTGCGGCTGGTCCGCAACGACCTGCCGGAGGAAACCGCGGCCGACGTGGATGCCCTCCTGGCGCGGGAGGAGGAGGTGATGAAGCGCCTCGCCCGCCTCGCCCACGGCACGGTGGACGCTGCGAAGGTGCGCATCCATGGCGACTACCATCTGGGCCAGGTGCTGCGCTCCTCCACGGACTGGTACATCATCGACTTCGAAGGGGAGCCGATGAAGAACCTGGCCCAGCGCCGGGCCAAGAACGCCCCCATGCGGGACGTGGCCGGGATGCTGCGCAGCTTCGACTACGTCTCCTGGGCAGCCCTGCGACACATCGCGGAGGTCCATGCCGACACCATGCCGCGGCTCCGCCCGATGGCGGAGCAGTGGGAGGCGGAAGCCCGCCGGAACTTCCTGGAAGGCTATCGTTCCCACATCGGCGACAGCCCCGCTTACCCCAAGGGCGAGGGTGAGGCCGACCGGCTGATGGAGCTGTTCGAGCTGGAGAAGGCGCTTTACGAGATCGCCTACGAGGCGGGCAACCGTCCCGGTTGGCTCTCCATCCCGGTCAGCGGCGTGCTCGACATGCTGGGCGCCAAGGGTGGCGAGCAGGCCGGCTGA
- a CDS encoding DUF1194 domain-containing protein, producing MGEGGGRIGRRGVLAGLGAGATLGTAAALMPRQVMADAGSPAVDVALLLAVDASASISKGLLDFQLRGHADAFRHQGVAAAIAGGPMGRIAVQLCQFAGPDTLTTLVPWTLLSNAEECADFARRIDAAPGIAMGGSTALGSAVIQGVERLDGIPFSSTRRTIDIVSNGFNNAGLDPLTARGHAAAAGVTVNALAILDEYDWLESYYAGSVIAGRGSFVRTAATREDFAAAFLAKLVTEIA from the coding sequence ATGGGTGAGGGAGGTGGGCGCATCGGCCGGCGCGGGGTGCTGGCGGGCCTGGGCGCCGGCGCAACCCTGGGGACCGCGGCGGCCCTGATGCCGCGACAGGTGATGGCCGACGCGGGATCGCCGGCCGTGGATGTGGCCCTGCTGCTCGCCGTCGATGCTTCGGCCAGCATCAGCAAGGGATTGCTGGATTTCCAGCTTCGCGGACATGCCGATGCCTTCCGTCATCAAGGCGTGGCGGCCGCCATTGCCGGTGGTCCCATGGGGCGGATCGCGGTCCAGCTCTGTCAGTTCGCCGGGCCGGATACGCTGACCACGCTGGTGCCGTGGACGCTTCTGTCGAATGCGGAGGAATGCGCCGACTTCGCCAGGCGTATCGATGCTGCGCCCGGCATCGCGATGGGGGGAAGCACCGCCCTGGGCAGCGCCGTCATCCAGGGAGTCGAGCGGCTGGACGGAATTCCCTTCAGCAGCACGCGACGGACCATCGATATCGTCTCCAACGGCTTCAACAATGCCGGACTCGACCCGCTGACCGCCCGTGGCCATGCGGCCGCGGCCGGAGTCACCGTGAACGCGCTCGCAATCCTGGACGAATATGACTGGCTGGAGAGCTACTACGCCGGCAGCGTGATCGCGGGCCGGGGCTCCTTCGTCCGCACGGCAGCGACGCGGGAGGATTTCGCCGCGGCCTTTCTTGCAAAACTTGTAACGGAAATCGCCTGA
- a CDS encoding DsbA family protein, whose protein sequence is MRRNLRTDLTRRGLFGLTLTATAAAALPAWAQGASGGAGLDPWMGEKVYGNPDAPVTLIEYASLACSHCATFHKEIWPKLKAEFVDPGQVKLIFRDFPLNAPGLRAHQLARCAGEKRFEGLKDVLFKSQATWLNQDYEKRLAMVARMAGLTQAQFDACMADKQLENFLIQSQATGGSKYNVNSTPTFIVENTGTTVAGANEKELFEALEDAGAKRKAP, encoded by the coding sequence ATGCGCCGAAATCTTCGTACCGATCTGACCCGCCGCGGCCTGTTCGGCCTGACCCTGACCGCCACGGCCGCCGCCGCCCTGCCCGCCTGGGCACAGGGCGCTTCAGGTGGGGCCGGGCTCGATCCCTGGATGGGGGAGAAAGTCTATGGCAATCCCGACGCGCCGGTCACGCTGATCGAGTACGCCTCTCTCGCCTGCTCCCACTGCGCCACCTTCCACAAGGAGATCTGGCCGAAGCTGAAGGCGGAGTTCGTCGATCCCGGTCAGGTGAAGCTGATCTTCCGGGACTTCCCCCTGAACGCGCCGGGCCTGCGCGCCCACCAGCTTGCCCGCTGCGCTGGGGAGAAGCGGTTCGAAGGCTTGAAGGACGTGCTGTTCAAGAGCCAAGCTACCTGGCTGAACCAGGATTACGAAAAGCGTCTCGCCATGGTCGCCCGGATGGCCGGACTGACCCAGGCGCAGTTCGACGCTTGCATGGCCGACAAGCAGCTTGAGAACTTCCTGATCCAGAGCCAGGCGACCGGCGGTTCCAAGTACAACGTCAATTCCACCCCGACCTTCATCGTTGAGAATACCGGCACCACCGTTGCCGGCGCGAATGAGAAGGAACTGTTCGAAGCGCTAGAGGATGCGGGCGCCAAGCGCAAGGCCCCGTAA
- the glgB gene encoding 1,4-alpha-glucan branching protein GlgB — protein MIDTRFTHAIQSLMDADHGDPFSVLGPHSDPQSGWQVRAIFPQAQSLAVIDQETGERLAEAQRIHDAGFWLARIPGAQRPYRFEIDFGSGPMEMEDAYRFGPWLGDLDRHLIGEGTHERLWEKMGAHVVTHEGVAGTAFAVWAPNARKVSVVGDFNAWDGRRLPMRLHPGIGVWEIFVPHVGKGDSYKFEIRGPHGHLMPQKADPFAFQAELPPRTASVVHGIPQWEWSDQSWRDRRAQSNDRTAPISIYEVHLGSWKRGEDNRHMTYREMAEELVPYVAEMGFTHIEMLPITEYPFEGSWGYQPIGLYAPTSRHGGPEEFKAFVEACHAAGIGILLDWVPGHFPTDPHGLGMFDGTHLYEHADPRQGFHQDWNTLIYNFGRREVANFLTDNALFWLDHYHLDGLRVDAVASMLYLDYSRKADQWVPNRFGGRENLEAIDFMRRTNELTYGRYPGTMTVAEESTAWPGVSRPAYLGGLGFGFKWNMGWMHDTLQYISKEPIHRRWHHNDITFSLVYAFSENFILPLSHDEVVHGKGSLIGKMPGDRWQKFANLRAYFGFMWGHPGKKLLFMGGEFAQEREWNHDRGLDWFVTDLPDHKGVQNLVRDLNRLYRELPALHKLDCQPEGFEWLEGADSENSVLAFVRKDGEGNLVAVVCNFTPIVRQDYRLGVPSGGWWAERINTDAEVYGGSNVGNGGGLQADEIPAHGRPYSLNLTLPPLATMMFQLTR, from the coding sequence ATGATCGACACCCGCTTTACCCATGCCATCCAGTCCCTGATGGATGCCGACCATGGCGACCCGTTCAGCGTACTGGGTCCTCATTCCGATCCGCAGAGCGGCTGGCAGGTGCGCGCCATCTTTCCCCAGGCCCAGAGCTTGGCGGTGATCGACCAGGAAACCGGGGAACGGCTGGCCGAGGCGCAGCGCATCCATGATGCCGGCTTCTGGCTGGCCCGTATTCCCGGCGCCCAGCGGCCCTACCGGTTCGAGATCGACTTCGGCAGCGGCCCCATGGAGATGGAGGACGCTTATCGCTTCGGTCCCTGGCTGGGCGACCTGGACCGGCACTTGATCGGCGAAGGTACCCATGAGCGGCTCTGGGAAAAGATGGGCGCCCATGTGGTCACCCATGAGGGCGTTGCCGGCACTGCCTTCGCTGTCTGGGCGCCGAATGCGAGGAAGGTGTCCGTCGTCGGCGATTTCAATGCCTGGGATGGGCGCCGCCTGCCGATGCGCCTGCACCCCGGCATCGGCGTCTGGGAAATTTTCGTCCCCCATGTGGGCAAGGGCGACTCCTACAAGTTCGAGATCCGCGGCCCGCATGGTCATCTGATGCCGCAGAAGGCCGATCCCTTCGCCTTCCAGGCGGAACTGCCGCCCCGCACCGCCAGCGTGGTGCACGGGATTCCGCAGTGGGAATGGTCGGACCAGTCCTGGCGCGACCGCCGGGCCCAGTCCAACGATCGCACGGCCCCGATCAGCATCTACGAGGTCCATCTCGGCTCCTGGAAGCGCGGGGAAGACAACCGCCACATGACCTACCGGGAGATGGCGGAGGAGCTGGTCCCCTATGTGGCGGAGATGGGCTTCACCCATATCGAGATGCTGCCGATCACGGAATATCCGTTCGAAGGCTCCTGGGGCTACCAGCCCATCGGCCTCTACGCGCCGACCAGCCGCCATGGCGGGCCGGAGGAGTTCAAGGCCTTCGTCGAGGCCTGCCATGCGGCGGGGATCGGCATCCTGCTGGACTGGGTGCCGGGGCACTTCCCCACCGACCCGCATGGGCTGGGCATGTTCGACGGCACGCATCTGTATGAGCATGCCGATCCCCGCCAGGGCTTCCACCAGGACTGGAATACCCTGATCTACAATTTCGGCCGGCGGGAGGTGGCGAATTTCCTGACGGACAACGCCCTGTTCTGGCTGGACCACTACCATCTGGACGGGCTGCGCGTGGATGCCGTCGCCTCCATGCTGTACCTGGACTACAGCCGCAAGGCGGACCAGTGGGTTCCCAACCGTTTCGGCGGGCGGGAGAACCTGGAAGCCATAGACTTCATGCGCCGGACCAACGAGCTGACCTATGGCCGCTATCCCGGCACCATGACGGTGGCGGAGGAGAGCACGGCTTGGCCCGGCGTGTCGCGGCCGGCCTATCTGGGCGGGCTGGGTTTCGGCTTCAAATGGAACATGGGCTGGATGCACGATACGCTCCAGTACATCTCGAAGGAACCGATCCACCGCCGCTGGCACCACAACGACATCACCTTCAGCCTGGTTTATGCCTTCTCCGAGAACTTCATCCTGCCGCTCAGCCATGACGAGGTCGTGCACGGCAAAGGCAGCCTGATCGGCAAGATGCCGGGCGACCGCTGGCAGAAGTTTGCGAACCTGCGCGCCTATTTCGGCTTCATGTGGGGCCATCCCGGCAAGAAGCTGCTGTTCATGGGCGGCGAGTTCGCTCAGGAGCGGGAGTGGAACCACGACCGCGGCCTGGACTGGTTCGTCACCGACCTGCCAGACCACAAGGGCGTGCAGAATCTCGTGCGCGATCTGAACCGCCTCTACCGGGAGCTGCCGGCCCTGCACAAGCTGGACTGCCAGCCGGAAGGTTTCGAGTGGCTGGAGGGCGCCGACAGCGAGAACTCGGTCCTGGCCTTCGTCCGCAAGGATGGAGAAGGCAATCTGGTGGCCGTGGTCTGCAACTTCACGCCGATCGTCCGCCAGGACTACCGCCTCGGCGTTCCCTCGGGCGGCTGGTGGGCGGAACGCATCAACACCGATGCGGAGGTCTATGGCGGGTCCAACGTCGGCAATGGCGGCGGGCTCCAGGCCGACGAGATCCCTGCCCACGGCAGGCCCTACAGCCTGAATCTGACGCTCCCGCCGCTCGCCACCATGATGTTCCAGCTCACCCGCTGA
- a CDS encoding DUF721 domain-containing protein yields the protein MTGPHRLGRHVTSIAGKALGKHGMAFGSLLADWSSIMGPRLAEQTSPLKLVFPKGKREDATLHLRVTSPAALLLQHEEPQLLERINAFFGWRAVARLKLVHGAPALKINWKPAPAPKRLTPQQEAELKGRTAGLESPDLRDALERLGRAIGPA from the coding sequence ATGACAGGACCCCACCGGCTGGGACGGCACGTGACTTCCATCGCCGGCAAGGCGCTGGGCAAGCATGGCATGGCGTTCGGGTCATTGCTGGCCGACTGGTCCAGCATCATGGGCCCGCGGCTGGCCGAGCAGACCTCCCCCCTCAAGCTGGTCTTCCCCAAGGGGAAGCGGGAGGATGCCACGCTGCACCTTCGCGTCACCAGCCCGGCGGCGCTGCTGCTCCAGCATGAGGAACCGCAGTTGCTGGAGCGGATCAACGCCTTTTTCGGTTGGCGCGCGGTGGCCCGGTTGAAGCTGGTGCACGGCGCCCCTGCCCTCAAGATCAACTGGAAGCCGGCACCTGCGCCCAAGCGCCTCACCCCGCAGCAGGAGGCGGAGCTGAAGGGACGGACCGCCGGCCTGGAAAGCCCGGACCTGCGCGATGCGCTGGAACGGCTGGGCCGCGCCATCGGCCCGGCCTGA
- the mutY gene encoding A/G-specific adenine glycosylase: MVQRIRSTKPDLNPEHSLLKAEPARPDQPADAGLSVQPDRGALPPRLLDWYDRHRRILPWRSPPGELADPYRVWLSEIMLQQTTVAAVGPYFQDFTTRWPTVVDLAAAELDDVLRAWAGLGYYARARNLHKCAQTVAKDHAGIFPEDEEGLRQLPGIGTYTAAAIAAIAFGRPATAMDGNVERVVARLFDVRDPLPGVKPVLKELASELVPEHRPGDYTQALFDLGATICTPKKPRCMLCPVADLCRARAAGSQDGLPAKAEKSAKPVRRGIAFFLTDAAGNILLRRRAETGLLGGMMEVPSSAWGPAAPTLEDAAGQAPLEPAAWRTLPGLVRHTFTHFELELAVVAGQVGSAPAPEGCRWAAPDRLGEEALPTVMRKVLRHALAASSG, translated from the coding sequence ATGGTTCAGCGTATCCGTTCTACGAAGCCCGACCTTAATCCCGAGCACAGCCTGCTTAAAGCAGAACCGGCCCGGCCTGACCAGCCTGCCGACGCCGGCCTGTCCGTTCAGCCCGACCGCGGCGCCCTGCCGCCCCGGCTTCTGGACTGGTACGACCGGCACCGCCGAATCCTGCCCTGGCGCAGCCCGCCGGGGGAGCTGGCCGACCCTTACCGCGTGTGGCTGTCGGAAATCATGCTCCAGCAGACCACGGTGGCGGCGGTCGGACCCTACTTCCAGGACTTCACCACGCGCTGGCCCACGGTCGTGGACCTTGCGGCGGCGGAGCTGGACGACGTGCTGCGCGCCTGGGCCGGCCTTGGCTACTATGCCCGCGCGCGGAACCTCCACAAATGCGCGCAGACCGTAGCCAAGGATCACGCCGGCATATTTCCAGAGGATGAAGAGGGATTGCGGCAGCTTCCGGGCATCGGCACCTATACGGCCGCCGCCATCGCCGCCATCGCTTTCGGCCGGCCCGCCACGGCCATGGACGGGAATGTGGAGCGCGTCGTGGCACGGCTGTTCGATGTCCGCGACCCTCTACCCGGCGTGAAGCCTGTTCTGAAGGAGCTGGCATCGGAGCTGGTTCCGGAGCACCGTCCGGGGGACTACACCCAGGCCCTGTTCGATCTGGGCGCTACGATCTGCACGCCGAAGAAGCCCCGCTGCATGCTGTGCCCAGTGGCCGATCTCTGCCGCGCGCGGGCAGCCGGAAGCCAGGACGGGCTTCCTGCCAAGGCGGAGAAATCAGCGAAGCCGGTGCGGCGCGGCATCGCCTTTTTCCTTACCGACGCCGCCGGCAACATCCTGCTGCGGCGGCGGGCGGAGACTGGCCTGCTGGGCGGGATGATGGAGGTGCCCTCCAGCGCCTGGGGACCGGCTGCGCCGACCCTGGAGGACGCAGCGGGACAGGCGCCGCTCGAGCCTGCCGCATGGCGAACCCTGCCGGGGCTGGTCCGTCATACTTTTACCCACTTCGAGCTTGAACTTGCCGTGGTTGCCGGACAGGTAGGCTCCGCGCCGGCCCCGGAAGGATGCCGCTGGGCGGCGCCCGACCGGCTGGGGGAAGAGGCGCTTCCCACTGTCATGCGCAAGGTGTTGCGGCATGCCCTGGCGGCGTCATCGGGCTGA